The sequence GGAGTCTTGTAGGCAAATGTGAatacatatgcaaattagctatcTTTagaaggtaggtaggtaggtagtgcCACCTATTGGTAGTTATCTTAATTGTCTGACCCTAGAGAATTTTGTTAATTTATGGCAACAAAGAATACTTGCTAGATATTACAGGGGTATATAGTGACAAGACCACAGATTCCTGAGTCTCTATACAGCAGCCATAGAAAGCTGTTATCCTAGTGTAGTTTCAGTTTATCCTGAGATTCATAtggaattacatttttatttaaaaaaaaatcacacggaCAACTTACTTTCTCAAACATGGCTTTGTACTTCTTATAGGCCTCATAGTTAGCTCTAACCCATTTTTGGGCTAAAAGAAATGCAGCATCCTTAGCTTTTTTAGATTCGGTTTTCTCCAAACCTGCAAAAGAGGAAACAATGACTATGTCTGTCACACATAAATGGATGTGGGCATAAAGCTCAGTTGTATTGAAGTAAGTGGAGTTGCGCTGCAATACCAGATATCACCTGTGCACCAACCAGCTCTGAAGTAACTGAGAATTACAGATAGAGAATGCAAAAAAATTGCTTTAAGGGGTTgaccgagttctgaaaaaaaactaaaggtggccgggagagggctgcttaaaaaaataaagtcctacttaccttccggagtcctgcggccatgtttgtttacatggtgcccggaccgcagtgacagcagcactggataccggagggcaccggaaggtaagtaggattttatttttttaagcagccctctcccggccacctttagtttttttcaaaaactcttggacaacccctttaacattttgaATTCAAGTTACATAATGGCCAGAAGTTCTGTTACTTCTCATATGCATAAACTAGACTAGAAAACCAGGTAGATACACCAGAGGCCCATCCATGTAATATGATGGTGGCAGTTGTCTTATACAGTGGCAGGATTTTCCAGACAGCCCAACAGAGATGTAGgcataggctgcattcacacgaacgtgtacCCACCCAGATGGCCGGACGGGCACATGTCgggcagcgctgctcacccctcccctctccatagaaaatagagccaCACAGTCATTCTTAAGGCCAGAAATAGAGAATGTTCTATCTTTTATGTGGCCACAGAATGGGCGCCATAGacgactatgggggacatatatcgggcCAAAAATTTGCGACTGTATATGAGTCCTCCAtaagtttgtgtgaatgcagattAATACTGTAAGTAACTCTGTGTAAACTTATAAGGGGTTTTGCCTTGCTTGAAAAATAGGTTTGCTCTTGTTTTTACTTTAGACTCAACCTATTTTACTTGTATAAGACAACTGCCACCATCATATCACATGGATGTGTCTCTGGTGTATCTACCTGGTTTTCTAGTCTAGTTTATGCATATGAGAAGTAACAGAACTTCTGGCCATTATGTAACTTGAATACAAAATGTTAAGCAATTTTTCTGTAATTCTCAGTTTACTCAGAGCTGGTtggtggagactagctgctatgatgtctcccatacactgaacACAGAAAGTAGAGGAGAACCTGCTGCATGATTATCTCTCTCAGAGATATCAACAGGatcatatagggcagtgatggcgaaccttttagcgaccgagtgcccaaactgcaaccccaaacccgcatttaccgcgaggtgccaaccaaaaattaaagcagtaacttattgctgcctgttcttcaacaatgttcaatcaaactggcctcctgaggacatcaacacagtagaaagtagggaaaatttgcatcattttagcttctttccagtgtccctctgtacaaagagaattgtggggcagctggaggtcctccaaagataattaggccctgtctactcattctccctcttcctacaatcccaagtaagtcactttaaaatatcacagaaaacagcatctttgcttcccagttgcttggaactgcaggaggattctttgagtcctgtctggtgtgctggggcaatggcccacagaaagggctcggagtgccgcctctggcacccgtgccataggttcgccaccactgatacaGGGCATTATAGAGAAGCACTGAGATGTActgatgtaaataaagaatttgaTATTTTTCAGTAATGGGGTGTTTGTGTTGTTTTTTACACTACAGCAAGCTGACCTTTAATTTACCATAATTATACATAGTTTGTGTTCCTCACCTTCAATCACCATATGCTGTAAAGGGGGCCAGGCATTTGGAAAGTCCCACTGCTCGCCAGTATCTTTCAATGAAGTAGGGAGGCCATTCTTGTATGAGAGTGCTCCACTGGACTGCAAAATATCCAAAAATACTGTAGATGATATTTagataaagaaataaaacatttaataataatttataaaattatataatttataattataattattataataataattattattattattactattgttttatattttttataattattataataataattggacCTTCTGCTCGGTCATAATGTAAAGGGCCAAGCATGTGAGTCATTTTAATCATAgtaccaggcagtccccgggttaggtacaagataggttccataggtttgttcttaagttgaatttgtatataagttggaactgtatattttataattgtagctccagacaatttttttttgccccagtgacaattggagtttcacaattttttgctgtaatgcagtgatggcgaacctatggcacgggtgccagaggcggcactcagagccctttctgtgggcacccgggccatctccccagcacaccaggcaagactcaaagaatcttcctgcagttctaagcaacttaaaagatgctgctttcagtcatattttgatacttatttTGCTATTTGGgagtgtaggaagagggagaataagtagacagggccgaattatctttggaggaccttctgttgGCCGCACTATTTTCTCtgggcacagagggacactggaagaaGCTAAAaggatgaaaattttccatctttctactgtgttgctgtcctcaggagggcaatatgattgaaagttgttgaaaagggagcaataaattactgttttaatttttgtttggcacctcacaataaataagggggggtgtgggttgcagtttgggcactcggccgctagaaggttcgccatcactgctgtaatgtgatcaaggattatcactaaagcttcattacagacaccttacagctgttcattgcagcttgggactatagtaatagcattCAGAAatcttcaccagatgtcacagtgggcagaggggtcagtctttaactaggggtcgtctgtaagtcaggtgtccttaagtaggagaccacctgtaCTGAACTGCTATTGTGAGCGCTGGATTTGCACATCATTATCCGGTACAACTATACATGTTTTATGTGTAGTATAAAttatttcttttttcctttttttttagattGAATCTGAACTATAAACTTTTCATAAAATGACTAGAAAATGCCATTTTATAAGCTGAAAAATGGCATTGATTTACCTTCAATGCATTTATaagtattttttaattgtttttcttgttttgatTGTGATTCTCAGTGGTGTCTCATTTCCACTGGAATTGGTGAGAGAAATTGTAGCATTCAGAGCTGTTTTTAATCAGAAAATAGTTCTAAATGAAGCAGAGTAATCATACCCTATTTTTACATAACATGCCCTAATAAAGAGACTGTAATCATAAAGAGTTTGTGCCCCTTTAATTACTGATGCAATTTTTCCTCTCTATGCCTCTCTAAATTGTCAGCAATCTACTCCCCTTTAatatttgcttaaaggggttgtccatgaatTCTGGAAAACCCTGTGGGCTCCCACTTCATGCATCACTTCAAAACTCCCAGTCCTGGGATCCTCTGCTCAGTTGGAAGATTCACTTAGGCCAAGCAGTGGCCACTTCCGACTATAGGGAGTAAGCTAAGTACTCTTTGTTTCTTTTTGACATCCCATCCTCCAGAATACCTTTTCTCGtgtcctggagttgggccatTATTAAATTTAAGCCTACAGTCCTTGTTTTATGGACCTAGTAGAACTAATAACTCTAGAGGGATCTTCAACTGAGGTGTCCAGCTAGTTCCAGGCCCTAACTCATCTTTTTCTAGGTACATATGATGCATTTAATCCTCCTGATTATGCTGCATGGTGGCATTATTTTATAACATCTTCACCTAGTGGTGGGAATAGGTATCTGTAATTTGCATTATTCGTATGTCGGTATCTATGTGAACCAAAGAtttaatagttttatttatattaaaatgtaactttcctGAGGTGAAGCAGGCTGCCGATTGGCTGATTCTCCCAGAACATACTAGACTGAACCAAAGCTCAGCTCTAGGATTCTAGGGGAGTAGCAGTAGCAGCTAGTGATGTTAAGTCCAGGTCACATTGCATTAATAACAAGTGCTATTAATTCAAAGTTTCCAATATTGTAAAAGAATTGTACAAGAGAGTGTAACCAGAATTAGGTCATATGAAAAAGACATCTCATCATTCACTATATCAACCAACAAATAGGAAGTATATGATATTTCTCCTTGTAACAATACGGGATACTTCATACTGTTAGAGACGTAACAAAATGGACAAACCTCCAAATAGGAGACTGCTTTATCTACAACCGCGGAGTCTGTATAACATGAAGCCCACAGTGGAGTCAAGTTGGTTGGGTAGAAGTTCCGATTTTTGCGAGTTTCCTTTATATTATAGTCTAGCCAGGTCCCTAGACTCTCCTCCCAGAGCACTGCCTGTACAGCTTCAATTCGCTGATCCAGGGCAGTTGAAAATTTAGATGCTTCAGCGGGCATTCCTATAgtaagtaataaaaaataaaagtgaaaaaggtatataaaataatacaagAATAATTTGGGAGGTCATATTGAAATCAAACCTGTTGATAatcttccagatttaaagggaacctgtcaccaggagacccattttgagcactcccccagtccccacagagcatagcacatacactgccaaagtgtttttgtattaaaaattggttttacagaaaaaaatatatgttattttgtacctttcattagcatctgctgtgtgactaggcagttgccttttgggaggagctggataggagcagtcccccccccacccttggggaacagcttctccatgtgaccttttcaaatatatgaaaacacccatcacttggcttagcgacgccccctgctcctctacagccaatcccgagtgtggagagttattcatatatttgaaaaggtcacatgtttcccaagggtggggggaaactgctcctttccagcccctcccaattggcaactgcctagtcatacAGTAGATGCTAATGaaaagtacaatataacatatcattttttctgtaaaaccaatttttaatacaaaaacactttggcagtgtatgtactatgctctgtggggactgggggagtgctaaaaatgggtctcctggtaccaggttccctttaagaggaaaATCAGGAAACCCCCATAAAGATAACATTTTCCCACCTAAGTCAGTGTAGAATTTAGCCAACATCCTCTCAACCCGACATAGGATGGCATTGAGGTCCACAGGGATCACTGAGCGGGTTTGTGTGTCCAGCAGACTGTTTGTAGATCCATAGAACCAACGGGATGAGAAATCCCAACCGGACTCCGCAGCTGATTTCAGCTCTGCATAAAAAGATGGTTTTGCATCTAAAGAtatgaaattaaaaaacaaagaaaataattatttcataaattatataaaacattCAATAAAGAAGTAAAATCTGCATAAGGTCATACCTTCTGCAAGCTTTAGAGCCATCTCATAATCCTTAGAATACGACTCTGGCCTAGAAAATAAATGATTGAATAATTCGGTTACAGTTACTTCAATTTTACCTCAACCAAttcatatactgatatactgaaaACCCCATTAAAATCCATGAAAAATTAACATTTCTTATGGATTTCGCTATTTATTAGCCCATCACAGATTTACCATAGAATGGTATCCCCATATAAATGCGTAAGTGTtaacatattctttttttttggtcaaataaaatttttattgaaaaaccaaACAGTAGTTTTCCATTTCTTCTATATTTAAACATCGTAAACAGCAAACATACGCTCTCCcctcccttcccccctcccctcctttgCTTGGTGGTAGAACACGATAGAATGTCCATGTATCCATATGAAGTAAGttttcagtacaggcagtccccgggttacatacaagatagggtctgtaggtttgttcttaggttgaatttgtatgtaagtcggaactgtatattttataattgtaatcccagccagaacttttttggtctctgtgacaattggattttaaaaatgttggattgtcataagaatcaggattaacactaaagcttaattacagacacctgtgataaagtacaataaatcacCAATAtgcagtggtctgtttgtaactaggggtcgtatgtaagtcgagtgttcttaaataggggattgcctgtactcGTATCCAATGTTCATCATGTTGGGCATATGAGGCCCTAGAAAAGTCCATTCGGGACGTCCTTAGTCTTTTCAGGCTTCGCATTTTATGAAGTGGGTCAAATACTAATATTATTCCCAGGTAGagaaaaaaactatttgttttaaTATCAAATAACATTTGTCGGAGAGTCATAGATCTACACCAGCGCTACCTGCCATGGTCTACTAGGAATGGCGATTATCTTGCAATACCTCAAATTATTCTATCCTTATTAAGGGTCAAAGGAGCTAAACCTGGGACATCAAGTCCAAGGGCCCCATATGGCTGCAAATTTTTAAGCAAGTTTTGCTTATGGTAGAAAAATATATCCAGTCGTAATAGGAGATTGGCCTTGGAAACAAATTCTGAGACTTGTGGAGGTTCAGTGTCCTTCCAATGGAGCGCGATAAGTTTCTTGGCTATATAAAGCAGTCGCAGTATTGGCAATCTATGACTCTCAGACAGCTGCAACTCAGATATGTAGCCTAGAATACAGACCAGAGGACTGCATGTAGTCACAGTGGAGTATGTCTGATCAATCAGGTTAATGACTTCTTGCCAGTAACGGCGTAATCTAGGACAGTTCCACCTCAAGTGGATCCGGTCTGCATTAGATCTGAACTCATCCAGGGCAGCAATCATCACCTCTGTATCCCATCCTGAACAACCTAGCATGGATGAAATAGACTCTATGCAGCAGATATAAATTGGACAGTCTCTGCGCCTCACTAACCGATACCCTGGGCACAGACTCCAGTATCTCCTTCCATTGATCCTCAGAAATAGTTCCAATACTCCTTTCCCATTttgaccttaaagaggacctggcacccaatttatcggcactaggagctgcttactatagtaagcagctcctagtgcttgatcaaacatcGCAGTGTTAgggtgatagcgttaccagaaacctccggtaacgctatcaaacactgcggcagggtacagtgtaatcgtcagacagctcgcaaagctgtccgacgtattcatgagggggcggggttggggcgtggctaggggcggtgactgccgcctagctcacggcagtcactgccgggctatggagcgagcgggtggtccggggaagattACATTGTAccacgccgcagtgtttgatagcattaccactgcgtttgatcaagcactaggagctgcttactctagtgccgaaaatttgggtgacaggtcctgttTAACTCCAAGGGGTATTTCTTAATATCGGCATCTTGTATGCATGACTAGTTTACCGAGATTATCCCCCGTGTATCTCACTTTTTAATTATCATTTCCATTACTACATGGTGCGCTGACTTTTTGTTCTTTCGGGAGCGCTCTTGTTGAGTTATAGCATGCCTGAGCTGGAGAAATTGATAAAAGCAGGAGTGTGGGAGGTCATACTCAGAGCGTAATTGTTCAAAGGGCTTCAGTGTAGTGCCCTCATAAAGTTGAGTCATAGTAGTAATTCCCCTGCTTATCCATTGAGGGAAGGGAGTGAGCCTGCCAAGTTCAGGGTATTGGACGTTTGGCCATATTGGAGTATGGATAATGTACCCCTCCATCCCCAGTAAGCTATGCATTTTCCACCACAGTTTGTCTATACATCTTAGTGTCACTAACTCTCCACCCAAATTCTTATATAGGACCCCCTCTTAGCCTTCCAGCACGTTGTTGATTTTCAAGGTATGCCGGAGCACTCCCTGAGAGGATAGCCCTCCCAAGGAATCGCCCCACCCTCAAAGATGTTGCAGCTGGGCTGCCAGGAAATATAGCCATGGGTTTGGCACAGACTGTCCCAAATCTCTGAAGGGTAACTAATTTAATCCGTGGGGtccctttttccaaaaaaaacataCCTAAAAATGCCACTAATTTTGTGGAACAATTTTACCGGGATCTAGATAAGAGAGCTATAAAGGAAGTATAGTAGTTGTGGCATCATGATCATCTGAATTAGATTGGCACAGCCAATCATAGTGAAGGGGAGCTTTAGTCTTTCACTTTAGTTTGGAATTTGCTAATTAGAGGTAAGATATTGAGCACAACAAACAAAGTAGAGTCCATGGATATTTGGATATTTGAAGACCGATACCACTGAGAGACCGCAATCAGTGAGCAGTCTAGGGAACACTTGGGGGGGATAAGGATATTACTACCGATTCGGTCCAATTGATGGTGAACCCGAACAGAGACCCAAAGGATTAATATTATTCCTATATCCAGTGATATTATTCATTACTTAACCTATTAATGACCCTACCTTGGACCCCCTGCTAATACATTATAGCGATTTAGTGTATAGCTCCTTCCATTCTGTTCCACAGAGATATTGCGTTTCGTCATCCAGAAGTCATATTCTTTTTTCAGAAGATTAATGTTTTCCCTAAGGGAGGAGAAGAAAATTGTATGTTATGACTGTTCATGACCTATAGTGGATAGCTCATCTGTCACAGCCAGTACCTGAGAAAAGTCATGTTACTGTGTCTGGCCATGTAGCTCTCCATCATCAAGGTGAGGAATGGTGGTTGGCTCCTGTTCAGATAGTACACCCTGCCCCCATTGGGGATAAATCCATAGCTGTGTAAAGAAGAGACattgtcttaattttttttttttttgcatttagacATGTGCcctatagttattattattattttgtatttcttGAGAAATTTTTTCATGTACTAAAAGTAAGAAATGTagtgaaatataaaaaaacattttttatatacaaaGTTAAGGCTGTgttcaaccaccactagggggagcttttatatgtgtatatatatatatatatatatatatatacacggcaTACACCGGACATAACAAAGCAATGGCTGATGGAAtccagtttttcttatttaaccCTGTGCCTATGCAGGGTAATTATTAGAAAAAGGGAAGTTCCAACCCCAATAAAATCTAATGAAATTCTAAATGAAAAAAGAATTGTCAATTATTCCTATGTGGTAATTAGACACGTGATATAATCAGCAAATTTGGAGACATTTTTCATCTTACTTGTCCACCATGTAGAGGAAGTTTTCTATCATCCCCCTTGCTGTGTCGTACATTTCTGATAAAAGAAGTCCATTGATCACCCAGTATGAATCCCTAGGAGTGATAAGAAATAGCGTGTGGGGTTGTACTTTGAGTTACAGCTAGAAACAGGCGAAGCATTAGAGGTCATGTTATGCTAATGGATAATTACTTATAAAATAGACCACAAAACCCGTCCATACACTTTAGATATCCTTTTGTTAGACAATAAACCTGTCCAGGGGTAAGGCTAGGGGTAAGTATGGAGGGCACTTGCTGTGGGCATAGTTTGCTAAATATTTAGAAggccactagaaagaatgtgttattttatgtaataGCAGATGGAAAAGAGagaaaatgtatgtgtgtgtatgtaatgtttgtgtactatgtatgtatgtgtgtaatgtgtatatgtacagtacTGCTAATAGTAGTACATATTAAGTGTATGATACTAGTGGTATTAGGGGCATTGTGTGTGGTACAAAAGTTCGACAATGAATTTGTGTGTGTAGTAAATTGTTTGCAAACGTTGTAACTTTTTGTACATTAACCCAAAAACCCAATGGgcgggagcaggggagaggctggacccatagcagacttctgaacggggcccccattccccttaaaaaaataaacatttctgtACACTCACACATGTTTGTACAatcacatatatttatacatttacacatttacacactcatctgcacacatttatgcactgataaatacatttattcacttatacatacagtatacacacatcaaatacacacacatatagtatatacattataatattatacagtatacacacacaccatatatacacatgtatactgtattaacacacatacataatggggcacatttacttacccagtcctgttgcgatccccgatctggacggtccgacgaagatgaagtccaacgtgattcaccaacattgtgcgcccgagattctgcatgtgttgcttcccccgctgaggtccgccggagttcaccttcttctttctggtgtatgtgagtgcatgtcttgcgacacaatttgtgatgttaaatcccgcgcgttgtcaaAATCCGTcggtcccccgatttgtgtcgcgtgaaagccggtgccgatgcgccaaaatccgatcgtgtgcaatcGCGTGCGCTTGTTAAATGCAGTGCAACACGGAGATCATCgggatcatatatacacacatacagcacacatacatactgtaccataTACACTGTAAATAGTAGTGcacctcctccattctttagtgtgacaGGTCAGGTggccaggccccctgacactctgagtcccatagcagctgctatggctgctacctctaTAATTATGCCACTGTCTGGAAGGGATGAAAATTTAAAAAGAAGACATACTATTCTACTGGCCTATCCTCCAGCTCTGGTCATACCCTTAATTCtactaatatttttttaatggtcAGGGAGGAATAGGACATTTCCCAACACCTTTCAGAACTGGGTATGGGATTAGGCATGCTGAAATAAACATGGATGAATTCTTTGTCCTATCGTCCATAGGAAATCACCATGACCATTAGCCCGAAACTAGTTTTATCTAATGTGTATTGTCAGTGCCAGCTTTACTTTACAGCTTCCCAACCACTGATTGTGAGAGCCATCAAGGCATTAACTGATATTGTGCTTATCTTCAGACATGGTCGGCTctaggtttcaataggcccctgggcgacagagcctctgtgggcccctttgcagtgaactcacatggcagcataaaAAATTCCGAAACTTaatcagtctcctgttccctaaaatattccctagttaatCATTACAAACAGCCCACtcgtgggtattttatatacaaacccctcatgggtattttatatacagcccctcatggttttttttatctacagcccctcatggttttttttatatacagcccctcatgggtttttttatatacagcccccttatggttattttatatacagccccctcatggttattttaaaaacagacccctcatggttattttatatacagccccctcatggttattttatatacagcccctcatggttattttatatacagcccccttatggttattttatatacagcccctcatggttattttatataaagcccccctcaccccctacagattcattagatacagccccctcaacccAATGgactccttatgtacagccttatgtgggtcccccagcagctctggacccCAGCACCTACGCCCAGTGCTGCCGCCGGCTCTGTCTTCATGAGTCCTTTAATCTAAGGATGTAAACCCCCTTTAATTTATCATTCAGAACTTAGAATTAGCGCAATTTTTCAACTTACCAGTAGTAAAATTCTATGAATCGACCTCCAGGTACTATGACAGGATTTGGTACATAGATCTGCGAGTGACGATCTGGTTGATCCTTTACGTTTTGACTTATCTGTGGAAGAGGCTTTTATATAAGGTATACTGTGACTTTATGGTATAAACTATAAATCTGATTTTCTTTAGTTACCTTCCTCCCCAAAGACTTCCAGAGATCATGAAGATCTGACGCCCATGACCGCAGCTGTTTGTCAGTAATATGAGACAAGAATTGAGGACTGGCggatacaaatatacaaaaatattgtGTCCAATGAATGTGTCCAATGGCCGGTTAAAGGTAATTACACAATTTCCCTTCAGTACCTACCTTTCATGCCAGTCTGGTGGATACCAATCATCAAACTCTGTTCCAGGATGAGTAAAAGACGTGTTAACAAACTGTATGATCCTTTCCCGATCAACCTGTCCGCCCAGAGACGTATTCAGTATTCCCTGAAACCTCTCCAGTACTTTGGCTGAAATGATGATATATAATTGAGCACATTGATGCATATGTTATATATTCAATATCTTACATATATAGTTTAAAGTTAGATCAAGTattaatggggagatttatcatcaagtttctgagataAAACTTGTTACTCATGGAAACTAATCACAGCTTAGCTTttatttcataaacagctgtggggaaatgaaagctgagctctgattggttgcatggGTCCATGCACAGTGCCTATGTTtgcatagggaacctgtcaccagctttttccCTATTGCAGCTTGTGACAGATTCCAATTGCAGCCTTTTAACTGAATGGCACCCCTTTTGTGGGTAAAAAATCTCCATAGTGATCCACAGCGCACAGCTTGTAACGCGGAGAAAGATACATttatggagcggtatggtgccgcacttgTGGGCATTGccggtctatgggggatgtatgtatgtaaCCCTACGGTTATATGAATGCGGTCTTACAATCATTCAACAGATTTATTAGAAGCAAATCAAAACTCTATTCCAGAAACAATGGGAAAGTATAGCGCAAAGGTTTCTGAAGTTACACTGTACCCGGACCTTTGTTCGTTAAAGCCCTGTATGGTtttacttatctatttgttgatAAACGGAAAGTCTTATCATTTTAGCTATATAAAATTAAGGGGCTATTTTTAAGGGACAGGTTTTGTGTAAAGATTAAAAAATCAGAATGTTTGGAGGGCCACTGTTTCAGCTTTGTGCCCAAAAGTAATGACATCATAAAACACATGATTACACATGATCATATGATTTATACATGATCACATGATTACATATGATCATATGATTTACACATGATTACACGTGATCGTATGATTTACACATGAATACACGTGATCACATGATT comes from Engystomops pustulosus chromosome 6, aEngPut4.maternal, whole genome shotgun sequence and encodes:
- the TREH gene encoding trehalase, which translates into the protein MDWTRWLLSLFGIFCILHKNIHTADLPPPCDSDIYCTGDILHHVQLAKIFTDDKHFVDMGLTDSPAKVLERFQGILNTSLGGQVDRERIIQFVNTSFTHPGTEFDDWYPPDWHESPQFLSHITDKQLRSWASDLHDLWKSLGRKISQNVKDQPDRHSQIYVPNPVIVPGGRFIEFYYWDSYWVINGLLLSEMYDTARGMIENFLYMVDNYGFIPNGGRVYYLNRSQPPFLTLMMESYMARHSNMTFLRENINLLKKEYDFWMTKRNISVEQNGRSYTLNRYNVLAGGPRPESYSKDYEMALKLAEDAKPSFYAELKSAAESGWDFSSRWFYGSTNSLLDTQTRSVIPVDLNAILCRVERMLAKFYTDLGMPAEASKFSTALDQRIEAVQAVLWEESLGTWLDYNIKETRKNRNFYPTNLTPLWASCYTDSAVVDKAVSYLESSGALSYKNGLPTSLKDTGEQWDFPNAWPPLQHMVIEGLEKTESKKAKDAAFLLAQKWVRANYEAYKKYKAMFEKYDVQGDGKPGGGGEYEVQLGFGWTNGVILQLLDLYRSRITSSAISISFSGILFTLPFLIITFWI